In Bradyrhizobium guangdongense, the sequence AGATAGGGGAGTTTCTCGGTCAGCCCGGCAAAATCGCCGATGCCGTCATTGTTGCTGTCGGCGAAGGCCTTGACGTGGAGCTGGTAGATGATGGCGTCCTTGTACCAGAGCTCATCCACGATCTCGGCAGCCTCAGCCTTCTTGGTGTCGACGGAAGACAGAACATTCATGGCGTGACCCCTTACGCCAGGCAGCGGAATACGAGCGCCGGATCGCGGTCGGGATCGATACGCAACCTGATCCCGCCCCATTCGATGCGGGACTGTTCGCCGGTGAAGAGATTCTCAAGTGCCGTCACATGGCGTCGCTGCCCATCGACGTCAACCATGACATCACCGAGCGGCAGCCAGAATTCGCGCACATGGCGCGAGAGCGCGATGGCTGCGACGACCGTGTTGGCTGGTTCGGCTGCCTCCTTCACGAAGGCGATGGTCTCGCCGTCCTCGATGCCGAGGAACCGCAGATCGACGGTCTGCTGCAGGGCTGCGTTGTCGTTGCGGATGCGGTTGAGCGCCGCGATGTAGGGCTTGATGTTGCCGGGCTTGTCCCAGTCGCGCTGGCGGATCTGGTACTTCTCGGAATCCAGATATTCTTCGTGGCCCGGCACGGCCGCGTGCTCCAGCAGCTCGAAACCGCTGTAGAGGCCGTAATTGCCTGATAGCATGGCCGCCAGCGCGACGCGCGACTTAAACATCCAGGCTTCGCCGCTCTGGAGATGATAGGGCAGCAGGTCCGCGGTATTGACGAACAGGTGCGGGCGATAGAAGTCGCGCTCCGGATAGCGGGTCATTTCGCCGAGATACTGCTCAAGCTCCCACTTGCCGGTGCGCCAGGGGAAATAGCTGAAGGATTGCGAGAAGCCGAGCTTGGCGAGGCCCTTCATCAGCTTCGGCCGCGCAAACGTCTTGGAGAACAGGATCACCTCGGGATGCCGCGAGCGGATGTCGCGGATCAGCCACTCCCAGAACGGCAGCGGCGCGGTGTCGTGATTGTCGATCGCGAAGATGGTGACGCCATGATCGATCCAGAACAGCATGGCATCGCGAAACGCGTTCCACAGCCCGATGCGGTCGACGGAGGCGAAATCGGGGATGACGATGTCCGAATAGGGGCCATCCGCCGTCCGCACCGAACGGTCTGGCCGCCATTTGAACCATTCCGGATGTTGCGTCAGCCAGCGATGATCCGGCGAGCATTGCACGGCGAAGTCCAGCGCGAGCTCGAGGCCGTATTCGAGACAGGTCGCGACCAGCGCCCGAAAATCCTCGATGGTGCCGAGTTCGGGATGCAGCGCATCGTGGCCGCCTTCGGCCGCGCCGATGGCGTAAGGCGAGCCCGGCTCGCCTTCGGTCGCAACAGGTGCATTGTTGCGGCCCTTGCGCCTGGTGCGGCCGATCGGGTGGATCGGCGTGAAATACAAGACGTCAAAGCCCATCGCCGCGATATCGGGCACGCGCGCGATGCAGTCGCGGAGGGTGCCGTGCTGGCCCGCGACCGCGCTCTGGCTGCGCGGCATCATCTGATACCAGGCGCCGAAGCGCGCTCTGTCGCGGTCGATGACAACAGGGAAATTCGCAGAACGCGTCAGATCGGGGCGGGCCTGGCTCTCGGCCATGGCCTCGCTGAGTTCAGTCGCAAGCAGCGGGGCGACATCGCCGCTGCCGAGATAGTCCTCGCATTGCCTCGCGATCACGGCCGCCGCGTCCTGTCGCGCGCCATGCGCCTTGGTCAGCAGGCCCGCGCCCTCGATCGCATCGAGCGTGACATCGCCGCCGGCGAGCTGCTTGCGTTCGAGTCCATGACGCCAGGTGGCGAATTCGTCGGTCCAGGCTTCGATGGCATAGACATATTGGCCCGCTTCAGCCGGCACGAACGCACCGGACCAGCGGTCATTGCCGTGATGGATCATGGTCTCGCGTCGCCATTCCCGCTCCTGCTCGCCACGCCAGACCAGCGTGGCGCTGATGGTGGCATCGCCGTCGCGATAGATGTCCGCCCACACTTCGACCGGATCGCCCGCAATCCGCTTCACGGCGAAGCGGCCGCCGTCGATCGAGGGATAGACGTCTTCGATCAGGAAAGCGCTGCCGGCAGCGGCACTCTCGACAGTTTGAATTGTCTTGTTCACGGTGATGCCATTGACAAGAAAGCAGGGGCCCGTTTCCCTTGCCGGGAACCTACGCTTGATACCACTATAGAAAGCCGCTTGTGTGTCATTGGTTCCCTTGGGAACAGCAAGCGCAGTTTGTGAGTTAAGTCCGACTAACCTCTTCCGCGACCACGTTAAAATCGATGCCACCGGCCTGATAAGGGCCTGCAAGCTGCGTGCCGAATGGACCTTTTAGCTCAAGCCCGGATCAAGGGCGTCCAATCCGAATTCGTCGATGCGCTCGGAAAGTTGCGGATCACCGCGCCCGAAGCGCTCAAATCCATCCTCGAGGCCCTGCCGGAGAAGCGGGTCTATCGCTTCGCCAGCGGGCCGGTAGTGGTGCGCGCGCTGGGCAATCCGCGCACCGAGCTTGCGGCCGTCGGCACCGCGCCGTTGCAGTGGAAAATCACAGGTAATGGCAACCTGATTGCACAGGGCGAGACGCGCGAGCCCGTGATCGCCTGGCCCGCCGGCCTGCCACTCGGTTATCACCGGCTGACGCTGACTGATGGCGCGGGCGCGAGGGAAGAGGTGCCGATGATCGTGGCACCCGAACGGGCCTTCGGCGGCGATTTCGACCGCGGCTGGCTGCTCGCCGTGCAGCTCTACAGTGTTCGCTCGAACCGCAATTGGGGCATCGGCGATTTCACCGATCTGGCCGGCCTTGTCAGGCTGGCAAAACAACTGGGCGCCGATGGCGTCGGGCTCAATCCGCTGCATGTCCTGTTCGACGATCAGCCGGCCGATTGCAGTCCTTATTCGCCGAACAGCCGGCTGTTTCTCAATCCGCTCTACATCGACGTCGAGGCCATCCCGGAATTCTCCGCGGACCTCGTCCCGGACGCGGCCGCGACTGCCGCGCGGCTGCGCGAAGGCGATCGGGTCCCCTATGCCGATATGGCCGCGCTGAAATGGCTCGCCTTGCGCGCGGCCTTCGACAGTTTCATGAAAAGCGCGAGCGGCGTCCGCCGCACCCAGTTTGATGCTTTCCGCGCCGACCGAGGACCGCTGCTGTCGCGCTTTGCCTGTTTCGAGGTGCTGCGGCATCGTTTCAACAGACCATGGTGGGAATGGCCGGCGGAATGGCAGCAACCGGACGATACAAAATGCGCAAGCTTGCGCAACGGCGCCGAGAAGCGCGAGGTCGAGTTCGTCGAATTCGTGCAATGGACGGCGGATAGCCAGTTGCACGCGGCCAAGCAGCTCTCGGCCGAGCTCGGCATGCGCGTCGGGCTTTATCTCGACGTCGCCGTCGGCGTGCAATCCAACGGCTTCGATGCCTGGAACGAGCAGGCGGCGATCTCGCGGCATCTCGCGGTCGGCGCACCGCCGGACGTGCTCAACACCGTCGGGCAGGATTGGGGCTTGGCCGGCTTCAACGCAGGCGGCCTGGAGACGCAATCCTTCGTGCCGTTCGCGAACATGCTGGCCGCCTCGATGCGCCATGCCGGCGCCATCAGGCTCGATCACGTGCTCGGCTTGAAGCGGCTTTATCTGGTGCCGCGCGGCTTCAAGCCCGATAACGGCGCCTATGTGCAGATGCCGCTCGAGGCGCTGCTCGCCGCGGTCGTCCGCGAGAGCGTCGCGCACAAATGCATCGTGATCGGCGAGGACCTCGGCACGGTTCCGGAGGGCTTTCGCGAGACCATGCAGGATTTCGGTATCTGGTCGTACCTCGTCATGATGTTCGAGCGCGACGATGCCGGCCATTTCCGCAATGTCGATCATTACCGGCCGAACGCGCTTGTCACTTTGAACACGCACGATCTCTGCACCTATGCGGGCTGGCGCTCGTTCAGCGATCTCAGGATGAAGCGTTCGCTCGGGCTCGATCCCGGCGAGGACGATCAGGCCCGCTGGAATGCGCTCGGCGGGCTCGACCAGATCTTGCGCCAGAACGGCATCAGCGCCAACGATCTCTATTCGGTGCTCACCTTCCTGTCGCGCACGCCGTCGCGGCTGCTCGCGGTCTCGATGGAGGATCTGCTCGGGGTGATCGACCAGCCCAACATTCCCGGCACCATCGACGAGCATCCGAACTGGCGTCAGCGGCTTCCCGTCGCGCTCGACAAGATTGCGACCAAGGTCGATCTCGCGGCTTTGAAGGCCGCGACGCGGGAACGTTCGCTGCACGGCGGGAGTTGACAGGCCAGGGGAATTCCTGGACTCGCACGACATTGTCTCAGAGGATCGAAGACTATGCACTGATCGGCGACTGCGAGACCGCGGCGCTGGTGGGGCGCAACGGCTCGATCGACTGGCTGTGCTGGCCCGCCTTCGATTCCGACGCCTGCTTTGCCGCAATTCTCGGCACCCACGAGAACGGCCGTTGGCTGATCGCGCCGAGCGAGAACGCGACCGCGATTTCGCGCCGCTATGTTGGCGACACCCTCATCCTGGAAACGCGCTTTGAAACCAAGAGCGGCACCGTTGCGCTGATCGATTTCATGCCGCCGCGCGGCAAGGCGTCCGACATCGTGCGACTGGTGCGCGGCCTCCAGGGCGCCGTGAAGATGCGGATGGAGCTCGTGCTCCGCTTCGGCTTCGGGGTCAACATTCCCTGGGTGCGCCGGATCGACCATTCGCTGCTGGCGATCGCCGGCCAGGACATGACGGTGCTGCGTACGCCGGTCGAGACGCGCGGAGAGGACCTGACCACGGTCTCCGAGTTCGAGGTGAAAGCCGGCGAGACCGTACCATTCGTGCTGACCTACGGCCCCTCCCATCTCGACCCGCCCGAGCCGATCGACCCGGAGACCGCGCTTGGGGAGACGCAGAAGTTCTGGGAGGAGTGGTGCAATCATTGCACACGCGACGGTCCGTATCACGACCTGATCGTGCGCTCGCTGATCACGCTGAAGGCGCTGACCTTCGGTCCCACCGGCGGCATCGTCGCCGCGCCCACCACCTCGCTGCCGGAGAAGCTCGGCGGCAGCAGGAACTGGGATTACCGCTTCTGCTGGCTGCGCGATGCCACCTTCACGCTGCTGGCGTTGATGAACTCCGGCTACACCGAGGAAGCCTCGGCCTGGCACAATTGGTTGCTGCGCGCCGCGGCCGGCTCGCCCGCCAACATGCAGATCATGTACGGCATCTGGGGGCAGCGGCGGCTTCTGGAATGGGAGGCCGGCTGGCTCGACGGCTATGAGGGCGCGCAGCCGGTGCGTGTCGGCAACGCCGCGCATGCACAGCTTCAGCTCGACGTCTACGGTGAACTGATCGACGCCTTCCACCAGTCGCGCATGGCCAAGCTCAAGCTGAATGAGGAGAGCTGGGCGCTGGAATGCGCCGTGCTCGATCATCTCGCCGAGGTCTGGGACCATCCCGACCACGGCATCTGGGAGCGGCGCGGCGAGCCGAAGCACTACGTCTTCTCCAAGGTGATGACCTGGGTTGCGTTCGACCGGGCCATCAAGAGCGCCGAGACGTTCGGCTTCAAGGCGCCGCTGCTGCACTGGCGCGCTTTGCGCGAGGCGATCCATCGCGACGTCTGCGACAGGGGATTTGACGCGCAGGAGAATACGTTCGTCGAATCCTATGGGTCGAAACTGCTCGATGCCAGCCTGCTGCTGTTGCCGGGTGTCGGCTTCCTTCCGCCGGAAGACCCGCGCATCCGCGGCACCATCGCGGCCGTCGAAAAGCACATGATGCGCGACGGTTTCGTGCTCCGGCATGATCCGCGCGAGCTGGCTTCGGGGCAGCCGCCGCTCGAAGGCGCGTTCCTGGCCTGCAG encodes:
- a CDS encoding maltotransferase domain-containing protein, with protein sequence MNKTIQTVESAAAGSAFLIEDVYPSIDGGRFAVKRIAGDPVEVWADIYRDGDATISATLVWRGEQEREWRRETMIHHGNDRWSGAFVPAEAGQYVYAIEAWTDEFATWRHGLERKQLAGGDVTLDAIEGAGLLTKAHGARQDAAAVIARQCEDYLGSGDVAPLLATELSEAMAESQARPDLTRSANFPVVIDRDRARFGAWYQMMPRSQSAVAGQHGTLRDCIARVPDIAAMGFDVLYFTPIHPIGRTRRKGRNNAPVATEGEPGSPYAIGAAEGGHDALHPELGTIEDFRALVATCLEYGLELALDFAVQCSPDHRWLTQHPEWFKWRPDRSVRTADGPYSDIVIPDFASVDRIGLWNAFRDAMLFWIDHGVTIFAIDNHDTAPLPFWEWLIRDIRSRHPEVILFSKTFARPKLMKGLAKLGFSQSFSYFPWRTGKWELEQYLGEMTRYPERDFYRPHLFVNTADLLPYHLQSGEAWMFKSRVALAAMLSGNYGLYSGFELLEHAAVPGHEEYLDSEKYQIRQRDWDKPGNIKPYIAALNRIRNDNAALQQTVDLRFLGIEDGETIAFVKEAAEPANTVVAAIALSRHVREFWLPLGDVMVDVDGQRRHVTALENLFTGEQSRIEWGGIRLRIDPDRDPALVFRCLA
- a CDS encoding glycoside hydrolase family 15 protein; the protein is MSQRIEDYALIGDCETAALVGRNGSIDWLCWPAFDSDACFAAILGTHENGRWLIAPSENATAISRRYVGDTLILETRFETKSGTVALIDFMPPRGKASDIVRLVRGLQGAVKMRMELVLRFGFGVNIPWVRRIDHSLLAIAGQDMTVLRTPVETRGEDLTTVSEFEVKAGETVPFVLTYGPSHLDPPEPIDPETALGETQKFWEEWCNHCTRDGPYHDLIVRSLITLKALTFGPTGGIVAAPTTSLPEKLGGSRNWDYRFCWLRDATFTLLALMNSGYTEEASAWHNWLLRAAAGSPANMQIMYGIWGQRRLLEWEAGWLDGYEGAQPVRVGNAAHAQLQLDVYGELIDAFHQSRMAKLKLNEESWALECAVLDHLAEVWDHPDHGIWERRGEPKHYVFSKVMTWVAFDRAIKSAETFGFKAPLLHWRALREAIHRDVCDRGFDAQENTFVESYGSKLLDASLLLLPGVGFLPPEDPRIRGTIAAVEKHMMRDGFVLRHDPRELASGQPPLEGAFLACSLWLADAYVLSGDPDKAQVLFDRVVGIANDVGLLAEEYDSDARRQTGNFPQALTHIALVNTAHNLSAARQKSEKPAMQRSK
- the malQ gene encoding 4-alpha-glucanotransferase → MDLLAQARIKGVQSEFVDALGKLRITAPEALKSILEALPEKRVYRFASGPVVVRALGNPRTELAAVGTAPLQWKITGNGNLIAQGETREPVIAWPAGLPLGYHRLTLTDGAGAREEVPMIVAPERAFGGDFDRGWLLAVQLYSVRSNRNWGIGDFTDLAGLVRLAKQLGADGVGLNPLHVLFDDQPADCSPYSPNSRLFLNPLYIDVEAIPEFSADLVPDAAATAARLREGDRVPYADMAALKWLALRAAFDSFMKSASGVRRTQFDAFRADRGPLLSRFACFEVLRHRFNRPWWEWPAEWQQPDDTKCASLRNGAEKREVEFVEFVQWTADSQLHAAKQLSAELGMRVGLYLDVAVGVQSNGFDAWNEQAAISRHLAVGAPPDVLNTVGQDWGLAGFNAGGLETQSFVPFANMLAASMRHAGAIRLDHVLGLKRLYLVPRGFKPDNGAYVQMPLEALLAAVVRESVAHKCIVIGEDLGTVPEGFRETMQDFGIWSYLVMMFERDDAGHFRNVDHYRPNALVTLNTHDLCTYAGWRSFSDLRMKRSLGLDPGEDDQARWNALGGLDQILRQNGISANDLYSVLTFLSRTPSRLLAVSMEDLLGVIDQPNIPGTIDEHPNWRQRLPVALDKIATKVDLAALKAATRERSLHGGS